Below is a genomic region from Henckelia pumila isolate YLH828 chromosome 3, ASM3356847v2, whole genome shotgun sequence.
GCTGGTGGTTGCACCTATAAATTCATTTGTTCACTTCTCATTCTTTGAAGCCTTATCTATCTCGCCTCTATAGTGTATCCAGCTTTCTTTATGTTTTATGACATAAACTGCAGATAGTTAGGTGAATGGGTTAAGTTCCTGTCTTGAAATGTGGTCATAATCAAAGTTTGCTGCTTATCTTAGAATTGTTGTCAGGAATATTTTTCTGTGTTCCCCTGCCTTCTATCATGTGATGCATTTTTTCAAGTTCAGTCAGAACACTCTTTTCTATTATCATGAGTATGTTTGGAtagagaaaattttctacgctttataatattttcttgTTTGGAGACTTTTTTCCGCTATGCAGGAATGAATTATTATTTCtagaattcaaaattttgtaccTGTTAATATGGACATGACAGTAACGTATGGAGTCAAGTGTGTGCTGTTTTGATCACCACGATTTATAGATTTTGCTGATAGTGTGGAACGGAGTGTGGTTTACGCTGTTTTGATCACCATGATTATACCGTATTACACCATCATGTTTAtcctattttttttatgtgataATATGTCGTGTGAGGAGTCATGGACATACTGCTACCAATGATGCATTTTTTTGGACCATAAATATTTATTCTGGTTCTTAATGCAGTTTGAAATCAACTTCATCTATATGAAAATTTGATATTATGACCAAATTTTCCATGTATTATTTGTCATGAAATCGATTTTGTTTTCACTTTACTATAATGTTTGTGATGGTCCTTGGTTTTTAAAATAGTTACAAATTATTTTGGGTCGAGGCCACGTATCATGATTATAACGAGAAAAGAAACACGTTTCTTGAGCAATCATGGGGAAGTCTCTCCAACAGCAAGGGAGCTATAACAATTTTTGTGGCAAGTTTTAAAACTCATAACAAGCTGATCATACATGTCAGCATGCATACCAAATAGGTTGTTGCTTATTCTTTGTTTTGGATTTCAGTTTGCAACTGCTGCCTTGTTGGTTTACCGTGACATTCCTAtctttttttgaatttcagtTTGCAGGATGCGTCAAGAATCAGTGTTACATTCAAGAACAATTTGACGAAGTTAGAAGTGAATGGAGTGAATTTGTCTACTCGCATGTAGGTGCTTAAATATGTCATTCACGTTGGGATAGTAATTTCTTTTGCGGAAATACGTGTGGATGTGTACACGTTTAGTTTTGAGAAAGTACGTGTGGATATGTGCATATAATTTCGCATTATTTTGGTGGATAGACTTGTTGACTTATGTATGcttgttgttttgggatgaatttattattagtatatttttaagtttcaaaaatatatttatggcattattgtacttaaattttaatttacaaGCAATGTGTTCTATTAATTCGGTAGTTTTAGTATCAAAGTAGTAAATCGAAGAATTTACTTCATCGTTGATTTAAATGATGCAGTCATATGTATTCTATTGCTTCGGCAATTGTAGTAATCGACAAATATGGAAGTAAATCATTATCTTCTACTTTGTATATTAATCAAAATACTGAAGTAAAACAAATTCTATTACTTCGACAATTTCATTAATAGACGAATTAGAAGAATGCATTTTACTACGGTGATATAGAAAATTAACGAGGTAAAAGATATTATATCACTTCGTATGTTAAtgaaattgatgaagtaaaagtTATTATAAGgcttcagtatttcattaataaGCGAAGTAGAAGATTGCATTTTAGTTCGGTGATAAaagaaattaacgaagtaaaacaCAATCTTTCACTTCGTATACGAACCGAAGTATAATTATAGTTGTTactgcattaaattcattaattaccgaagtataagcatatgtttgacttcgtaacttatgaaatgagcgaagtaaaatatatgtttttaatttGGCACCGGTCCAATTCTGCCCCCCCAAAatgaccaaagacttcggtaatttaaggtataagacttcggcgattcagcgaagtaaaaacgtaccctattacttcacgtgacactacttcggtaattaaGTTCCTACGGCTTCGGTTATTAACCAAATTCTTACgcgatttttctactagtgtATTTGGATTGGGTCAATTTGTCTCATGAATAAATATCCGTGAGACGATCTCACATATGCTCTATCCaaattataataggaaatatgtaaaaaattttattacaaCATTGGGATAGGGTTCATATAATTTTTCGATCcgattaatttatatatgtttgtaatttttgaaatattttaagtgTGACTAGAATTTAATATGGTCATTTGATTGGAAAGAGGTGGATTAATTTAACCTAAGAATTCGAGGTTAGATATTGAGAAATTCCTAAGGGGTGttaattgtaattaaaatatCGTCTGACGAACATTTCACTTGGGAAAAAAGACACATGTCGTCGGTGATCACTATGTAACTATAGTTTATATATGCAAGGTTGTTGATGTTAAGAAGTGAGATTTGGACTTAACTCAACcacaaaagctagctcaagagtgGAGTTTGTCCAAACCTATATATTAAACTCTAAGGGAAAGGTTTGTCCAAGCCTATATATTAAACTCTGAGACTATTTACCCAACCGATGTGGGATAAACTAAACTCACCAACACACCCCTCGCACGTTCAGGAATGAAACGACAGGAACGTGAAGATATTAACGGATGGTCCAACTATGGGACGGACGGACCCAATTATGGGCAgtccaacacataacggtgGAACCTGGGTCAGGGTCGGAACCTGGtttctgataccatgttaagaaatgagacttggacctaactcaaccTCAAAAGCTAGTTCAGAAGGGGAGGTTTGTCCAAGCCTATATATTAAACTCTCAGGCTATTTATCCAACCGATGTGAGACAAACTATAAACTCACCAACAGCtgacacaatatatatatatcgtgtaACGGGAAATATTGACTCATCATGCTAGATTCAACGACCTTAATATATTTAGGGTTATGAGATCCATTTCTAAATATATGGACCTCAAGACCTCAAATGAATTCGGGTTTTAGGATGATGCATAAGGCAAATGCCGCTATGAAATGAGCAATCTTACCTCCATACTACTACCCTTTTGATCCTAAGAAGTGCAATGTAAATAAATTTTCCTTAAAAAAGCCGTTAAAGGACAAATACCAATCAGTGGGAGGGGCTCAAATGCAAATTGATGTTATGGATGAACTAAatcaattcattttttttatttttattttttttttgccatAAATTCATTGTTTTTATTAAGCACCAAACCAAATTAAATACGAATAATTAATAGCCAAACCACATGAATCTTTGGTTTAATTTAGTTTGGTTCGGTTTGGATGATCGTTTAAGCTTTTTACCtatacttattattattattattattattataaagcACGAGAGTTTTATATCAACTAACTTTGGtgtttttgatatatatatatatatatttggaccacatctttatcacatccaatagaatagtgccacatcattggtggacaTGGTAGTGGACATGATAGGTggacacttgaaagaaactctatatatatatatatatatatatatatatatatatatatatatatatatatattaattatgtaCCAAAAATTTCCCATCGAATGAGATCAGACTTGTTGTCTAACCTATATTATCctctttttaatttataaaaattttattaaccgtCCTCTATCTATGTCATTAAATTTTTGGAACTATCAAGTTTAGATAATCACGCCAATTATGTAAGCACTAGAAATAATAGTACTTTAAGTACtgttaattaaacataatttaaatcatCTATTATACATTAAAAAAACATCAATATTCAAACAAAGATCCTAATACTTACcaacacaataaaaaaatttaaattaaaaatataaaacttcTTGGACTAAAAAACTCGTAACAAGAAATactataacatattttttacgaatgtttttaattaaacaggtaaaaattttgaaaattatataattCAACAATTATCGATTTGAATCGATTTAATTGCATTTCTTTTTCCTCTAAAAAACCAATATTcgtgttggattttgagattgcaTAGAAAAACAAGATGTGTATTAAAAAGCCATATGATAATCCAATATACTTCCTTTGGACCAAGTCTTATAATTTCCATATAATTTGTATATTTAAAAATGGAATATATTGTCCACGTCTTTGggctaaaattttcaaaaaaaagtgGGCCCACACTATTTATATTTTCCCTAAAGTGGGCTACACCTACTATGGTGGGCTTGTGTGGTCACATATTAAAAATCACCAAAAAAAGGACACATTAATATGGTTAAATCCTCCTATACTAAGGAACACACACTGATACACCTTGGGAAACACGCAGTGAAACTATTTGATGGACCTGAAAGTCCATTATCCAATTCAATTTAATTTTGGTAGCCTTCTTTTAGACCTTatcaactcaaacaaacccTTAAACGATTTGGTCCAATTCGATTGGTTCACGGTTCAAGCCCAATTCGCCTCCCCAACCCTTTCTCTCTCCTCGAAACCCTAGATCTGGTTCTCCGCCGGGGAGCCGGGAGACCTCCGATTCCGACCTAGATTCAGCGTGAAGGAGGTATTTTTCCATCTGGGTTTGTCTGGGTGACTGTTTATCTTGCTGCGTTGTGTGGGATTTTTGAATCTGTTTTGGAGGTTTTTTCGAGAGTTTGGGCTGTTTTTCGTCTCGATCTGTTTGTGTCTGTGGTTTCCATTGGTGGATCGGAATGTGGTGTTGTTAGTTCACGAGATTGGCTTGTGTTTATGGCGAATTTTTTTTAGGGTTTTTGTTTTCGTCCGGTCCTGGTGATCTTTGAATATGGTTTAGAGATGGATCTGTGTTACTTTTTACGAATTTTCGTGCATTGCTGTTCTTAATTTACACTGGGAGTTTGTTTTGCTTGGTTGTTTATTTTTCAACTTAAGAGTTCGAGATCTGTgaatgatttgatttttttgtgaGTTATTGGTGTGAATTTAAAAGAAATCGGTGATGATAGTCATGTGCTTGAATTATTCTGTGTTTCATGGATTTTGAGGGGCTTGGTTTGTTTTGGGCTTTGTTTAGATAGTTTGAGAGCCGAGACTTGGGTTTGGGTAACGATGAATCTCTGATCCTTTTTCTGGGTTTGTGGTTGCTGGCCTGGTTTAGCTTGAGCTCAGATATTTCCttaaaaaaagtaatttttacGAGGGCTTAAGTTTTATAATTTAACAATATTTTACATAAATTgttcaaatatattttatttattattctaTAAATAGCAGAGAAGTTGTTAATAGTTATTAGTTTTTAAATTGTATATACGGCTGTTGTATAAGTAAGAACAATCAATGAATTATTTGAACCTCGTGAGCATTGAAATTCTTATAAGCCAGCTTTCTACGCCAGCCCGCGAAGCTGTGGGCCTTGCACCACACTTATCGACTATTGGGAAATATCGTAGACATATTAGCTGGACATATAGGAGTGACCTATTCATATACTGTAAATATTTGTGAAGTTGCACTGTATGATGTTTTGTTGTGTATTTTGCTGTGCTCATTTACCTTGTAGTAGTCTCCTTGTTATGATTGTTCTGGTATTTTTCTGAACTTTCGTTAGTGTTTTTGGGTATTATGACTTGATTTGCATTAATGTACATAATTTCAAATTTGCAGAAAATTTCATGGATCCCCTCGAGATGGAGCCTGAGGACCCTAAACCAATAATGAATAACGAACTAGTTCCAATCGACAGCATCGACACAGAACCTATCGACGATGAAATGCAACTTGACGTCTTAGATACACAACCCCTCGAGACCGAGATGCCGCTCATTGAACCTGTTGCACCACCCACCAAGCGTAGGAAAAAGAAGTCGATAGTCTGGGAACATTTCACTATTGAAACAGTTGGTCCTGGATGCCGAAGGGCCTGCTGTAAACAATGTAAACAGTCATTTGCCTACAGCACTGGCTCAAAAGTAGCGGGAACGAGTCATCTGAAGCGGCATATTGCGAAAGGAACATGCCCTGTTGTCCTGCGTAATCAGGAGAAGAATCAATTAGTCCCATTCAGTGCACCTTCCAAGATGGGCACACTATCAAATACACCTAAACGCCGCTACCGAACTGCCAGCGTGCCTTACATTGCTTTTGATGCAGACCAGTGCCGTCACGAGATTGCTAAGATGATAATCATGCACGATTACCCGCTTCACATAGTTGAACACCCTGGGTTTGTGTCATTTGTTCAGAATTTACAGCCTCGATTTGATATGGTCAGCTTCAACACTGTACAAGGGGATTGTGTGGCAACTTATTTACGGGAAAAACAGAGTATTCAGAAGGTGATTATGGGTATCCCAGGACGGATCTGTCTCACGCTAGATATGTGGTCTTCATGTCGAACTACTGGCTATGTGTTTGTGACCGGTCAGTTCTTTGATAGTGACTGGAAAATGCACCATAAACTTCTTAATGTTATCATGGAACCTTATCCGGATTCAGATAAAGCTTTCAGCCATTCTGTTGCTGCATGCCTCTCAGATTGGAGTATGGATGGTAAGTTATTTTCCGTTACGATCAACCAACAGTTGAGTGAACCGGCTATTGATAATCTCAGAGCTCTTCTCTCTGTGAAGAACCCTTTGATGCTTAGCGGTCAGTTGTTGCTTGAAAATTGCCTAGCTCAATCTCTGAGTAACATTGTACGCGATGCATTGGATACTGCAAAGGGCATTGTCGGCAAAGTAAGAGACAGTGTCAAGTACGTGAAAACTTCAGAGTCGCTTGAGGAGAAGTTTCTTGATCTGAAACAGAAACTTCAAGTGCCTAGCTCGAAAAATCTTGTTCTTGACGACCAAACTAAATGGAACACAACTTATGAAATGTTGTTGGCTGCATCAGAATTGAGGGAAATCTTCTCTTGCTTGGATACTTCGGATCCGGATTACAAGGATGCCCCAACTATGGAAGACTGGAAGCAGATTGAGACTTTCTGTAGTTATTTGAAGCCACTTTTTGACATAGCCAATCTTCTGACCACCGGTACGACTATGACAACGAACACTTTTTTCCATGAAGCGTGGAAGATTCAGTTGGAATTAGCACGTGCAGCGGCCAGCGAAGATCCGTTTATTAGTTCCCTGACCAAGTCGATGCTAGATAATTTCGACAAGTACTGGAAGAGTTGCTGTTTTATCCTTGCTATTGCTGTAGTTATGGATCCCCGGTTCAAAATGAAGCTTGTTGAATTTAGTTTTTCGAAAATATACGGGGAGGAAGCAGACTCTCAAGTGAAGATTGTCAACGAAGGAATCCACGAGCTCTTTCTGGAATATGTTGCTCTCCCTCTGCCTCTAACTCCAGCTTACGCTGAAGAATCAGCTAACGGGACAACAGTAAAACTCGAGGAAGCACAAGAGTCCGGAGTTTCTAACAACGGTCTTGCTGGGCTCGCAGATTTTGATATGTACATGATGGAAACCAACAGCcagcaatcaaaatcagaactAGATCAGTATCTTGAGGAGTCCCTTCTGCCACGAGTGCATATATTCGACGTGATGGGGTGGTGGAAGCTAAACAGAACGAAATATCCGACCCTGTCAAAGATGGCCCGCGATATATTGTCGATTCCAGTTTGTACCGTTCCCACGAGCTCTGTATTTGATATGGTACCGAGGGAGATGGATAGTTACCGGTGCTCGTTGCGGCCTGAAACGGTTGAAGCTCTTATATGTGCAAAGAATTGGCTTCAGCCGGAGAAGGTCGAAACTCACCTCCCTGCTGTGATGGAAGTTCCGATCTAATGATTGTTTTGGAATTATATTTGTTAGGAAAGAAGCTATCTTTAGGTTGTAGGATCTCATCATCTTTAAGCTTTGTTGTTTGAGTTGCCCAACTATGAACTCTATTGTatcataatttcaattttttgagGTTTGTTTTGGCTAGAGACACTCGTGTATTTCAGCTTTGCTCCAACAAATTATTATAACAAAACAGATtacatttaattaatatttacaaATTGTGGTTAAATCATTTATgcttatatattaaaaaattgaatTCTTGGTGTTGGGATTTGGTAACAAGTAGAGTGATGTAATCCAAATGACGCAAAAAATGAAATCTTAAAATAATCGAGTGGAAGAAACTCATTCTTTGAAAGTTAGAGATAAAGTTAAACATTTGGAATTGAGTGTAatctatctatatctatatcagTTATAAAATTGTGAATGAGTGTCAAagttttttattgtgtattgtCAACTTTATCTTTTGTTTATATACATTTGACTATTTGAGAGATTTAACGAGGGTGTCTATGTAAATTCAATTGTAatgataagatcaaaattgacaaactatatatttatgaaaggagtttgataaaaatactaaaacacTTTTTTCCCTTTAAGTTTTA
It encodes:
- the LOC140889402 gene encoding zinc finger BED domain-containing protein DAYSLEEPER, which translates into the protein MDPLEMEPEDPKPIMNNELVPIDSIDTEPIDDEMQLDVLDTQPLETEMPLIEPVAPPTKRRKKKSIVWEHFTIETVGPGCRRACCKQCKQSFAYSTGSKVAGTSHLKRHIAKGTCPVVLRNQEKNQLVPFSAPSKMGTLSNTPKRRYRTASVPYIAFDADQCRHEIAKMIIMHDYPLHIVEHPGFVSFVQNLQPRFDMVSFNTVQGDCVATYLREKQSIQKVIMGIPGRICLTLDMWSSCRTTGYVFVTGQFFDSDWKMHHKLLNVIMEPYPDSDKAFSHSVAACLSDWSMDGKLFSVTINQQLSEPAIDNLRALLSVKNPLMLSGQLLLENCLAQSLSNIVRDALDTAKGIVGKVRDSVKYVKTSESLEEKFLDLKQKLQVPSSKNLVLDDQTKWNTTYEMLLAASELREIFSCLDTSDPDYKDAPTMEDWKQIETFCSYLKPLFDIANLLTTGTTMTTNTFFHEAWKIQLELARAAASEDPFISSLTKSMLDNFDKYWKSCCFILAIAVVMDPRFKMKLVEFSFSKIYGEEADSQVKIVNEGIHELFLEYVALPLPLTPAYAEESANGTTVKLEEAQESGVSNNGLAGLADFDMYMMETNSQQSKSELDQYLEESLLPRVHIFDVMGWWKLNRTKYPTLSKMARDILSIPVCTVPTSSVFDMVPREMDSYRCSLRPETVEALICAKNWLQPEKVETHLPAVMEVPI